A DNA window from Mastomys coucha isolate ucsf_1 unplaced genomic scaffold, UCSF_Mcou_1 pScaffold21, whole genome shotgun sequence contains the following coding sequences:
- the Cxcl17 gene encoding C-X-C motif chemokine 17 — protein sequence MKLLASPFLLLLPVMLMFMVSSSPNPGVARSHGDQHRAPTKWLLEGGQECECKDWFLRAPKRKTTAVLGPPRKQCPCDHVKGGEKKKRHPKHHRKSQRPSRACQQFLKRCQLASVALPL from the exons ATGAAGCTTCTcgcctctcccttccttctgttgCTGCCAGTGATGCTCATGTTCATGGTCTCCAGCAGCCCAAATCCAG GGGTCGCCAGAAGCCATGGGGACCAACACCGGGCTCCTACGAAGTGGCTCTTAGAAGGTGGCCAAGAATGTGAATGCAAAG ATTGGTTCCTGCGAGCcccaaagagaaaaaccacagcaGTGCTGGGGCCACCAAGGAAGCAGTGTCCCTGTGATCATGTCAAGGGCggtgagaaaaaaaaga GACACCCAAAGCACCACAGGAAGTCCCAAAGACCCTCCAGAGCCTGCCAGCAATTTCTCAAACGATGTCAACTAGCAAGCGTTGCACTGCCCTTATAG